The genomic DNA GTTTGCAATTGCCGAGAAAGATGGCCCGGTGGCGGGGAAGTACTCGGTCTCCGTTCACGACATGGGAACCTTTGCCCGTGAACCATCCATCGAAGATGCCCGGACGTTGACCGGTGATCATTCTATCACAGGTCTCGTCATTCAAGTACGTGAAGAGGGCGAGAACAATTTCGACCTCGACTTGAGAATCGAATAAATTCAAATAACATCCTGATCTCCCGAGCGGTTCTTCGGATATCTTTATGGCGATTCATTTTTTGCAGGTTGTTCGCAGAAGAACTTCACCACTGAAGCGGGACGCGAACACCAATTCGAAAATGCTATAAACTCTCTCTGAGCACTGGATATCTGTTTCTTTTCTTTTTACTATTTATTGACGTGAAGCGACCTGAATGTCCACAACTCTCGAACAAGGTAACGGCCAGCTTTCCTACGGCCTGGCTTCAAATTCCTCGGTCGATTCCGAATGGTTGAAGTCTCTCAATTTCCGAACCTCTGCACCTCAAGGGTTGCGGGAAGCCGCACATGAAGGCAATGTGAATGATTTCACCTCTGCTCTGATTGAAAGTGCCTCGGAGAGACGAGTCTTTAAAAAGTCCGAACGGCTTGAGTTGCTCGAACAGTTGCGCCACCTCCGGGAAGTGACTCAGAATGTCGAGGTGTCCGGCGATCTCGCCACTGCCCTGTTTGAGGTCAACCTCAAGAAAGCGGAGCGGTCTGGATATGTTGAAGCGTTCATCGCAGAACACGGTGAAGAAGTTCCGGATAGCGTGTCTCTGTCAGATGCAATCTGGATTCTCGCGATTTACTCTCAGAAGCTAGAAAACGAGGCGTTGTTTTCGCTTTGGCGCTGGACCTTGCAAAAGGGGCAGGAATGGATGGAAGCCAAACCGGTTTGCGATGCAGAGCAGGGGTTCAGCCAATTAAGATTTCTTGAAGTCTGCTACCTCATGGCAGTCTCCTTTGAGAACCTGAAAGGCTCACGCAGCTTGCTCAAAGAAACGACAGCCCTGATCCGAAACTGTGTGGATGAAGCGACCGACACCGATGGGACTCCTCAGGCACATTGGGTCCCGACTCTCCTCGATTCGCTCTCCAGCTTGGGACGCATTGCGACATTCAACACTGCGATGCAGCAGAAACTCATCAACAAAGCTTTCGGCAAGCGATTGCAAGGACTCTTCGAACGAACCTGCAGCTACTGCACGCAAGATCATTTCAGTTTGTCGCTCGGTGATTCGACTCTTGATTCAGATCGACTGGATGCGGTTGCCGCAGCCTTTCTGTTCGATAAGAAAGACGGGATTCGTCGCCTGATCCAAACCTGGCAAAAAAAGAATCAGGGCAAAAGGAAAGTTGGCGACTGGTCTCTTCCGGAAATGGTTCATCAGTCGGACTGGGCGCAGCATGCCTGCATGCGATCGGATTGGAGCTCACCGGTCGATTTGTGCGTCATCACGCATGAAGGCGCAATGCCCCGAATCGATCTCGTCATCGCCGATCATCCCCTGATAAAGGGGGACTGGGAGCATGAAATAAGCCTGGATGGAAAAACTCTCAAGTCCGATGCTGGCTGGGTCTGCACTTGCTGGTTTGCAGATGACGAAGTCAATTACATGGAACTCGTTCAGGAAATCGACGCCTCGACGCGAGTTTCGCGACAAATGATTTTTCTGCGTGAAGAGCACCAACTTGTCCTGAATCATATGGTCATTGCAGAGAAAGCAGGCGAAATCAGTTCACGCACAACGCTTCCTCTCCGCGCAGACTGGATCGGGGAAGCAGACACAGCGACGCGTGAACTGGCCTTAGAGAATGCAGCTCAACGGGTGCGAATTCACCCACTCTCGCTGCCTCAGGAACACGTCGTCAAAGCCGATGGAAAACTCTTCGCCTCTGGGCAGGAATTAACATTCGAGCAGCACTCAGCCGGCTCGCGTCTCTTTTCTTCGATGGTGCTCGACTGGTCACCCAAGCATCTCGAGAAGCCGGTCGAATGGGGAAAGCTGACGGTCGCACATGATGGAAGAATTGAGACCATCGAACAAGCTGCCGCCTTCCGCTTTCGAGTTGGTCGCAGTCAGTGGTTGCTGTATCACTCAATGACAGAACCCGACGTCCCAAGATCCGTCCTCGGCCTCCACACTTCTCACGAGACAGTCCTCTCGAAAATTACCTCCAAAGGTGAGATCGAGCCGATTATCGAAGTAGAAATGTAAACGAGAATTCAAAAGCAGTTCTCGATAATTCATTCACCAGCAACGCAAACTGCCCCAGCCGTTTCGTTCGACCGGGGCAGTTGCGAGAATTGCTTTGAAGAGTTTGTCGCCGATGAATGACGCGTCAAGAAATGACGTTGTGACGTCTTTTATGGACGCAGATCTTGGATGCCATTTTTGAGTTGGTAGATTCTTTTGACTTCTGCTTCGGTGAGGGCGCGGTCGAAGGTGGCGAGGTCGTCCATTTGACCGACGTACGCTGCACCGAGGACCAGTCGGACCTGGGCTGGGTCCCAGTCGAATTTCAGGTCCCAGTCTTCAATGGCTCCCTGTCGGACTCCGTCCATGTAAAGAACGCCACGTTGTGTTTTCTCTTGATCGTTGACATTTTCTAAAGTGAAAACGACATGTGTCCATTTCTCTCGTGAGAACGATGGTTTTTCGACTTGGACCATCGGACGCTTTTCGAATGGAATGTCTGCCCAGGAAACGCCATCTGGATTCCAGATAGAAACAAGCGGTCGAATGGCATAGCGGAAGAACCGGGGAGTTTCGTCTTTGGAAAACTCCAGGAAGATGAAGCCCTTATTGGTGTCGTTGCCGACAATTTGAACGGGATCGCAGTAGCCTGGCTCAAGATCTTTGTCCGGATTGAGTCGTAGCCAAACTGAGACGGTTGAACTCCAGCTCTTGCTGTTGTAATCGAGGATTCCAGTATCCTTGAACGCCGGGCGAAAACCACTTTTGTGAACGAAGTCGAGAGCTCCTCCGAAGCGACCCTCTTTGACAAATTTTACGTCGTCAGTCGGCTCGGCATGAACATAGTCTTTTCCTGAACGGACATAGCTGGTCCGGTCACCACGAGCAAAATCGGCATCGAGACCATGGTCAAACGAGGCGTGCAGAGTCAGCGACTTGCTCAAGCTGTCGTCTGTTTCTGCTTCGCTGATCAATTTCTTACCTTCTTCGGTGCCGATTTCACGAAGGAAGATGTTCCGCCAGCGAATCTCCCCGCCATGCGTTTGCAGCATAATCGGTCCCTTTGCTGGCAGTGGATTTGAACGGTCCCAGAAATTCTCCATGACGGCTCCATCAACGACCAATTCTTCGTTAAGCCAAACCCAGGTGTGCGAACCGACTTGTCGAATTCGAAATTTATTCCACTCGCCAAAAGGTTTGTCAGCTAAAACCATTGGATCGCGACCTTCAGCTGCGGGTGAGTTATTGAAGAGTCCACCTGATCCGAGGTGCGGTTTTCGGGTTGGTCGTTTCGGATCGAACTTCTGATGCCAATCCCAAATTTGAACTTGCGGAGTCCCGCGCAGGTAGATGCCGCTGTCCGCTTTGGCAACAGTTTTGTATTCCAGCAGCAATTCGATGTCACCGTATTCTTTTTCAGTTGTTGCATATGGCCCATGACCATCGTTGACCAGTTCGCCGTTCTCGACGGTCCAGTTGGCTGGGAACTCTTCCCGTTGCTGCTTCAGGTTGGCTTCTTTTTTCTCGCCCTTCAGTTTGGTGACTCGATGCGGGTTGAGGCCGTACCAGCCGGTCAAATCCTTGCCATTAAAAATTGCGTGAAAGCCTTCGGGTGGCTGCGGGTCTGCGGCATGGGAAGGGCTGATCGCTGTGAGTAGCAAGGCGGCGACCGTGGCGCAGCGACACAACGAAGATCGTGATAGACGATTCGCGGTTTTCATAGGTTCAAAACTCAGTGAGGAAGATTAGGAAGGAAGCTGCACAGAAGCGGTCTGATGCAACTTTGTTGATGTGTTTGAGGATAATCGACACTGCAGCAGAGGGCTACTCAGCGCCCAGTTTTCAGCTCGGCAGCTAAATCTTTTCAGAGAGTGGACGAAGTTTTCCCTACGATGGCTGCCTTAACTCAACAGAGCGTCAGCTTCCGTCTCGCAAGATTTGCAGAGTACGTGGCAGAAATTCCGGATCTCAAGCGAGTCGCTACACTTGTTCTCGCAAGAGTGCAGAGGCGTAGCCGACGAGATCGTTTTGCTCTTTGCGGACTTTTTTCAAAACGTCCAGTCGCCCCGCTTTTTCACAAAGTTCGTCAAACGAAATGCTTACGTCTTCGTTGAGATTTGAAAGGTATTGCGCGGAGAGTTCGACTGCTTCGTCAAGTTTGTCGCTTCGAATGAGTAAGTCGACAAGGACGTAGGCCAGCAACGGCTTATCCTGTTCGTCTGGTTCAGCTTCAAGTTGCTCGCGGAAATACTGCAGTCCCTCATCACGTTTTTTGTCGAGCAGGATGTTGAAGAAGTGTTCGTGAGCTGGGTAGAAGTCTTGGAAGGGGGGCTCTCCGTCGTATTGAAGAGTTTTTTCCAGCTTCGCACCGTATTGAGCCAACTCGCGTGCCAGTTCAAGTTCTTCAGACGGCGCTTCGATGGACCGGGCGAATCGGACGACGGAGTTCAGGTGTGAGACATCGACGTGATAGTTCCCCTCATCAAAGAGCCAGTCACGGCCGGTGATCAAAGTTTTCAGAGACGCTCCCGGTTCGATCAGAGGGACTTTTTGCTCGACCTGCCTGCGAACTGAGTCACTCAAATCGTTGTACAGGCTGCGGACCATGAGTTTCGAACATGCTGTCCTGTGTTCCTGGCTCATTTGGGGAAGCGATTGGTCCAAAGCTGTGATCGTGCTGCAGGTCCCATGACCGTTGAGCATGATTTTCACTCCCTTGGGAGGATTGACTCCCTGGTACAGTGCCAGCTGAAGGATTTCCTCCATTTTTTCATAATCTTCGATCTGGTCAGGGAGCTCATCGAGAGCCTTGGCGAGCAGTTCGGGCTCTTGGATGACCTGCAGATACATCCAGGCGGCAGCTAGTTCTCCCTGTTCGACCAGTTTCCCGCCGACTTCACGAGCCGCTTCAACATAGGCTTCTTCGACTTCTTTGCGGTGTTCTTGAGGAACATCCTGCAGGGACGAAGGTCGAGACAGTGGAAGTCCAAGGGCTGCCTTTTTCTGTAACATTTTGGCATCAAAGAGTTTGTGCAACTCTCCCGCTTCTTCGACCTCTTTGACCAGTTGGGCTAGCAGTTCCTGAGTTTCCTGCTTCGAGGAAATCTGATCGAGCGTATCAAATGATGAATTTTCCATGGTTCTTTGTACTTCTCTCTCTTGCTGGCGTCCCAGTTGGCCGAATCCAATAATACCGATATTACAAATCAGCAATGATTTTCATGCCATTGGTCGAGAATCTCAAGTCTGTAGTTTTGAGCTGAAAACGGCAGTCGTTTTCAGGTTGATGATAGAGCTTTAGAACTGATCCTGAAACTTAAAGTTGCTCTCTTACAACGTTAAGAAAAGCGTCTATTCCAAAGGTTTTCGGACGGGGTCTAGTTCTTTGCATCGGCAGATTTACGCAAGTATCTCTCTCACCAGAGATTATTACAAATCCTGCTGGCATCGACAGCCATGATTGTGGTAAAGTTTGCGATTCCCGATTTCGACCGTTTTTGTAAAAAAATGAAGTCAACTCTGCATGTGAGAGGCAACCTCTTTCGAGCCAGCCTTCCTGAGAGTCAACTCTTTTTGAAGAAACGGTCCTACGCTGGTCGTTTGAAAACTTCAGACATGTGTGTGAGGTGGCGTCCTTCGTTGATTTTTGACACTTGAATGCGGTCTGTTCTGTGTCGGGATGGATGCGCGGCAAGCTGTTGCCACATATTAGAACCTCTAACAAAACAAAACATTCGGGACATTTGAGCGAATCTACTACTTCGCTTGAAGAGTTTTGTTTGCGGCTCTGGATAATTTAAGGCTTTTTTTAGAATGGTCGATCGTAACCTAATTCGTGAATTTCAGGTTGATGATGAAGAGTTAAACGCAGCACTCGGAGGTGAACTGGGAGACTGGATCAACGAAGAGAGCGAGCAAATGGACCGCGTCTATGATGAGACGTCGAGTCCTTTTGACGTGAACGAAATTGTTCAGGGAAAAGTCCTGAGCGTCGAAGGCGACGAAGTTCTTGTTGATATTGGCTACAAAAGCGAAGGGATGGTCCCCCTCTACGAGTGGGCGGACGACGAAGAACAACCCAAGGTCGGCGAAACCATTGAGGTTCTGCTTGAAGAAATCGAAGATGATTTCGGCCTCGTTTTGCTCTCCAAACGCAAAGCTGACCGCCAGAAAGACTGGAACTGGGTTGTTGGTCGCTACGACGAAGGAAACACCATCATCGGGATGGTTGTTCGCAAAATCAAAGGTGGACTGCTCGTCAACATCGGCGAAAGCCTCTCATCCACTGGTGCACGCGGCGTCAACGTCTTCCTGCCAGCCAGCCAGGTGGATATCCGTCGGCCTTCAGATATCGGCGATTTCGTCGGTAACGAAATTGAGTGCATGATCCTGAAGATCGATGATGCACGTAAGAACATTGTCGTCTCGCGTCGTCGTCTCATCGAAGAGCAACGCGCCGAGATGAAGCGGAAACTGCTCGAGGAACTCGAAGAAAACCAGATTCGTACCGGTGTTGTCAAAAACATCGCCGACTTCGGTGCATTCGTGGACCTCGGTGGAATCGATGGCCTGCTGCACATCACCGACATGAGTTGGGGACGCATCAACCATCCTTCCGAAATGGTCAAAATTGATGATGAGATCGAAGTCATGATTCTCAACATCGACCGTGAAAAAGAGAAGATCGCCCTGGGACTGAAGCAAAAGTTCCCAAGTCCATGGGAAAACGTCGACACCAAATACCCGGTTGGCGATCGCGTCACTGGCGAAGTTGTCAACGTGATGACATACGGTGCCTTCGTCAAACTCGAAGATGGTATCGAAGGTCTTGTCCACATTAGTGAAATGTCCTGGACACGCCGCTTGAACCATCCTAACGAGATGGTCAGCATCGGTCAGGAAGTCGAAGTGGTGGTCCTGGGGATCAACACCGACAAACAGGAAATTTCACTCGGCATGAAGCAGACTCAGCCGAATCCTTGGGACAACGTCACCGAGAAATACCCGGAAGGGAAGTCGGTCAACGGTGTTGTTCGCAACCTGACCAACTACGGTGCGTTTATCGAACTCGAAGAAGGGGTCGACGGCCTGCTTCACGTGAGCGATATGTCCTGGACACGTAAGATTTCTCACGCCAGCGAGATGCTGAAAAAAGGCGACGAAATCCAGTGTGTTGTTGTTTCAGTCGACGAAGAGCGAAAACGAATCGCTTTGGGACTCAAGCAAATGGGCGACGATCCATGGGAAGCACGCATCCCGGATCAGTATCAGCCCGGTTCGATCGTCAAAGGAAACGTCACCAAGATCACCAACTTTGGTGTCTTTGTTGAACTGGAAGAAGAGCTCGAAGGCTTGCTCCATGTTTCTGAATTGACAGGTGGAGACGAAGAGAAATCTGTCGAAGACGTCGTCAACGTAGGCGATGAAATCGAAGTGAAAATTCTTCGTGTCGATACCGGAGATCGCAAGATCGGCCTGAGCATGAAACTCGATGCAGAAATCGAACCAGAAACCGCTTCCGGTTCTGGTGGCGGATCAGACGCATCGAAAGAGCTCAAAGGTGGAATGGGCGATTCATCAGGACCACTCTTCTCGATGGCTCCGGCCCGCACGGAAGAAGAAGCAGCACCTGCCGAGGAAGCGCCTGTCGAGGAAGCTACTGCCTCAGCCGAAGAAGCTCCAAGTGCTGAAGAGGAGGCTCCTGCGGCTTCTAATGAAGAATCCGAAGAGAAGCCTGAAGCTGAATAATTAGAACAATCGCTAAAAGTGTTCTAATTTGCTTCTGAAAGCAAAGTACTCGTTATAAACGGCCTTCCGATCACAATCGGGAGGCCGTTATTTTTGCGCTAATCGTTGATGCTTTTCTGGCTTCCGTGTTTTGTCGTGATCCTCGCTGGAGCGGCAACTCTTGCCGGTCCGATATTGATATTGTGGTCCAGTACGGACACGACGAGCAATTGGGATGGTGGAAGGAGTCCCCTATGAGATCCCTGCATTCCCCAAGGTTGATGACCCATTAGAGTCCCATGCAGAAAATCACTCGCCGTAGAACTTCAAGCGTTCAAAACCCCCTGGAAACGTACCTACGTGAAATCAACGAGACCGCCCTCCTGACAGCCGATGATGAGAAGGAACTCAGCTATCGCATTTCAGACGGGGACATGCTCGCTCGCGACCGCATGGTCCGCGCGAACCTGAGGCTCGTTGTGAACATTGCACGAGGGTACAGCGGGAAAGGTCTACCCCTTCAAGATCTGATTGAAGAGGGGAACCTGGGCCTGTTGCGTGCCGTGGAAGGTTTCGATCCCGAAATGAATACGCGGTTCAGTACCTATGCAAGTTACTGGATCAAGCAGTCGATCAAACGTGCGTTGATTAACTCTGCGAAAACGATTCGCATTCCCGCGTATATGGTTGAACTCCTTTCTAAGTGGAGACGTGCCAGCTCGAAGCTGCAGGATGAGATCGGTCGACCACCCACAGCTGAGGAAGTTGCCAAGGAGTTGGAGCTCCCGCCGAAGAAGTTGAAAATCGTCAAGAAAGCGATTCAGCTCTACAACTCAACGCCACAAAATGAAGATGGCGATGGCAACGTCTCCATGGGAGAGCTCATCCCTGATGATCGCTTGCTCGGTCCCGAGGAAGAGTTGATCGGACACGATAACCTCAAGCATGTTTTCGAGATGCTCGAAGAGATGGAAGAACGGGAATCGACGATTCTGAAGCTCCGCTTCGGTCTGGACGATGGCGAACCGCGCACTCTCAAGGAAATCGGAGAAGCCCTCGGCCTCACCAGGGAACGGGTCCGTCAAATCGAAGCCGAAGCGCTCAAGCGGCTCAACAAAGGTCTTCTCGGGGAATAAGCGAGAGCTTCAAGTGTTGAGCCAGCATCTCCAGCGTTTTTTGAATTGGCGTTCGTGTTCTGCTCTTGGCGAACTCAACTTGGCTGGTGAAACACGTTCTCTGCGGACACCCGGTGGTGCAGATTGCTCTGGCCGGACACCTCAAAGTGTCCGGCCATTTCTTTATTTTCGATTCATTAGCACGTTCTTCAATCCATCGATGTTCTGTTGCAAACTTTCTTTTGCATCGAGTTCATTCCGATGATCCAGCAGCCCGATCGGTCCGTCGTATCCGCTGTTAATCACGGTTTCGATCATGGATGACTCGTACTTTCCATCACCAATGGGGACAATTTTGTTTTTGAGTCCGTCGACATGTTCGGCAGCGACCATCCCATTCAGGTTCAAGCAAAGCAAGTAAGGCTGCATGATTTTGAAGAGCCTTGGGAATTCTTTGATGTGCTCATGTCCGTGATGAAAGTTGTAGACAATCCCGACATTGTCGAGACTGTGCTCCTTCCTGAGGAACTCACAAACCGCAACCAGATTTTCTGGCTCCCCTCCCCAGCCTCCATGGTTATAAAGCCCCAACTGACAGCCAAGTTCTTTGGCCTTGTGTGCCAGCGGTAGCAACTGTTTCGCCGCAGCCTGGATTTTATCTTGCTGTGTCGGAGCATTCGGGCTCGGGAGAGTGATCCAAATCTGTGGATGGATATCGTACTTTTTGATCAATGGAGCGAGGCTGTCATGCCAGCTCCAAAATGCGAAGAACTCGATGTTGTTCTTCTGGTACTGACGAATCTCCTCTTCGAATTCCGGGACATGTTTTGCTCGCCAATCATAGGCAACTCGGGTTAGTCCCAGCTCTTTCACCATCAACGCCCGCTGCGCCGGAGTTCGTTTTTTGGCATCAAACGGAACGATACACCAGGCGACAAGCTGCCCCTCAGAAAAATTCTCCGGAACCTCCGGCTTCTCCGCTCCTCGCACGGTCGTCTGGTTGAGCGGCGAACAGACAATGCTGATCACAAGCAGTGAAAACAAAATTCTCGTCATTCAACCGACCTTCATGCTGATGCCATTCGCATTCAAATTTCAGCCGTACACCATGCAAAGCTCATCCCACACTACGAAAACCAGCCAGCCTATTCCATCGTCCGATGAACACTGAGAGTACGATGTTCCTTGTGAGCAGCCTTCCTGTGACTTGCTCGGAATGTTTTGTCACTCTCCAATAATTTTGACCAGAATTCGCTTGCGACGTCGGCCGTCGAATTCGTAGTAAAAGATGTGTTCCCATGGTCCCAGATGGAGTTTGCCGTCGGTGATGGCGACGACGACTTCGCGGCCCATGATTTGGCGTTTGTGGTGAGCGTCGGCGTTGTCTTCGCCGGTTCGGTTATGCAGGTAGCCGCCTGAAGCTGGATCGCTACCGGGATTAAAGGGGACGAGTTCCTCCAGCCAGCGCTCATAGTCAGCATGTAAACCCGATTCATTGTCGTTGATGAAAACGCTCGCGGTGATGTGCATTGCGTTCACGAGCACCAGTCCGTCTTGGACTCCGCTCTCAGTGACGAGACGTTCGACGTCCGAGTGGATCGAGACGATGGCTCTCCGTTCGGGGATGTCTACCCAGAGTTCTTTGGTTAGGGATTTCATTATAGATCGCTGATAGCTATGTGGTTTGCAGTGATGGCTTGGAAGTTTTGAGTCGCTTGGAAAATCACCGGAATGAAGACGAATCTTGAAACAGGATTGGTTGCTGGTTAGTTTAGAAGCTGATTGAAAGCCGTTGCAATCGACTTCACTCGACCTTCGAGGGATTTGCATCGGCTGTCAGGATACCTTGAAACCTTCCTCCAGCTTCTTCCTGCCGAGAATCCTCATGTTGCGTCTCACCTGTATGCTGTTGATGTTTCTCTTTCTCCCTGCAATCAGTTGGGGACAAACTTCCTATCCAATGCTCATGGGTTTAAAGCCTGCAGCTGCTCAGTTGGGGACCTCGTCGGAGCATGAACTGGAATCTCGCTACAGTATGTTTGGTGCTGATCGAGTGATTGTTTCCGGAGAAGGGGTGACGGGGAAAATCGTCACGCCAATGGAACCGGGTAAGGATGGAAAGGTTCCTTCGCTAACGAAAATTAAAATTGAATTCACCGTGACCAAGGAGGCGGCTGAGGGAGTGCGTGAGTTTCGCGTTCTGGGACCAACCGGCGCCAGCACTCTCGGGCAGGTGGTCATCACTCGATTGCCGATCGCGAATGAATCTGACAAAAACGACACGATTGAAACCGCGACCGAAGTGACGGTCCCGGCTGCGATTTGTGGGACTGTGGAGAAGTCTGAGGATGTTGACCTGTTCAAGTTCCATCTTGATGCCCCAGCCACGCTGACGTTTCACACGCTGGCGATGCGGTTGCAAGATAAGATTCACGATTTGCAATCGCATGTCGATCCGATTTTGACAATTCGGAATTCGACCGGTTCGACAGTCGCAGCGGCGGACAATGTGTATGCCGCAGACCCTTATTTGAGTCACACGTTTTCGGAAGCGGGGGACTATTACATTGAAGTGCGGGACGTTCGGTATAAGGGCAACCGTTACTGGAATTATGTGATTGAAGTCAGCGATCAGCCTTACATTGAAACTATTCATCCCATCGCGGTTCAGCAGGGACAGCCAGCTTCGGTGAAGTTGATCGGAACAAATCTGGGTGAACTGGATTCCGTGGAATGGCAGCCCGGTGAAGGGGTCGCGCTCGGAATGCAGGAGGTTCAGTTGCCGCTTCCGGGTGGGCGTTCCAATCCGGTCCTTCTCGCTGTGAGTGAACATCCCGTTGAAGTGGAACAACTTTTCTCTGAAGGGAGTGAGAAAGGGGAGCAGGCGATTTCCATTCCCGGTGGCATCGCTGGGCAGATTGAACAGGTCTCTGACATCGACTCTTATAAGTTCACTGCCAAAAAGGGTGAGCGCTTCACGTTTGAAACCATCGCGCGGCGACTGAACTCAGCGATGGACCCAATCATCTGGATCACGAATAGTGATGGGAAATCGCTGTCTGAAAATGACGACTTGCGGACTTGGGGGAAACGGACATATCAGGACTCAATGATTGAGAATTGGGCTGCGCCTGCTGATGGCGATTACGTGATCAATATTCGCGATGTCCACTTACGTGGCGGCGAGCAGTTCACTTATTTCCTGAGTGCGACACGTTCAGAGCCGTACTTTGAATTGGTCCTTGATACAGACAAGACGCAACTGACACCCGGGACCAGTGGAGTTTTGTTTGCTCGCACTGTGCGGAAGAACGGATTCACGGGGGAAATAGAACTCTCCGTTGAGAATCTCCCCGAGGGAGTGACCGCTCATGGTGGACGGATTCTTTCGACGGGTACGGATGGTTGCATCATTCTGGAAGCGGCGGCGGATGCGAAACCGACTGCAATGAACATCATTGTGCACGGCAAAGCGACAGTGGGAGAAGGGGACGAGGCTCGCGAGGTCAGCGTCGCTGCACAATCGATGCAGGAAATTTATATGCCGGGTGGTGGTCGAAATCACTGGCCTGTTTCGATGCACACTGTGGCTGTCGGGGCTCCTTCGGATATTCGTTCAGTGCAACTCGATCAAATGGAAATCAGTTTGAAACCGGGAGAGTCAATCAAGGTTGGGGTGACGATTGAGCGAGCAGAAGGGTTCGATAAGAATGTCACCCTCGACATGCTGTTTCAGCATCTCTCAACGAAGTATGCAAATGTGCTGCCAAAAGGGATTACCATTGATAGCAAGAAGAGCAAAACCTTGCTGACAGCTAAAGAATCTTCCGGGCATCTTCTGATTACGGCTGCGAAAGATGCTCCAGCGGTTGAGAAGCAACTTTGCAGCGTGATGGCGAATATCTCGCTCAACTTCGTGATGAAGGCGACCTATTCCAGTCAGCCGCTTTTCATCAGCGTTGTCCCTGAAGTCGCTGCCGAGAAGGTGGCGGATGCTGATAAGAAGTAGTTCTTTGAGATGCAGGTGAGGGAACAAACGTTCCGTTTATGCTGGACAAAGCGGTTTTGTTCATTCTAGAGCGGTTTGCTCGACCGTGTGCCCGTGAAGTAGACCCCGTGAAGTAGACCCCGTGAAGTAGACCCCGTGAAGTAGACACCGTGAAGTAGACACCGTGAAGAACGCATTTCTCTAGAAAAACCGTTCGCCACGAGGCAGGTCCTGCAAACCAATTCGAAAGATGCTCTGGAAGCGATGCGGCTGAAAGGGCTGGCTTCAAGAAA from Thalassoglobus polymorphus includes the following:
- a CDS encoding secondary thiamine-phosphate synthase enzyme YjbQ; the encoded protein is MKSLTKELWVDIPERRAIVSIHSDVERLVTESGVQDGLVLVNAMHITASVFINDNESGLHADYERWLEELVPFNPGSDPASGGYLHNRTGEDNADAHHKRQIMGREVVVAITDGKLHLGPWEHIFYYEFDGRRRKRILVKIIGE
- a CDS encoding sigma-70 family RNA polymerase sigma factor, whose amino-acid sequence is MQKITRRRTSSVQNPLETYLREINETALLTADDEKELSYRISDGDMLARDRMVRANLRLVVNIARGYSGKGLPLQDLIEEGNLGLLRAVEGFDPEMNTRFSTYASYWIKQSIKRALINSAKTIRIPAYMVELLSKWRRASSKLQDEIGRPPTAEEVAKELELPPKKLKIVKKAIQLYNSTPQNEDGDGNVSMGELIPDDRLLGPEEELIGHDNLKHVFEMLEEMEERESTILKLRFGLDDGEPRTLKEIGEALGLTRERVRQIEAEALKRLNKGLLGE
- a CDS encoding sugar phosphate isomerase/epimerase family protein, with protein sequence MTRILFSLLVISIVCSPLNQTTVRGAEKPEVPENFSEGQLVAWCIVPFDAKKRTPAQRALMVKELGLTRVAYDWRAKHVPEFEEEIRQYQKNNIEFFAFWSWHDSLAPLIKKYDIHPQIWITLPSPNAPTQQDKIQAAAKQLLPLAHKAKELGCQLGLYNHGGWGGEPENLVAVCEFLRKEHSLDNVGIVYNFHHGHEHIKEFPRLFKIMQPYLLCLNLNGMVAAEHVDGLKNKIVPIGDGKYESSMIETVINSGYDGPIGLLDHRNELDAKESLQQNIDGLKNVLMNRK
- a CDS encoding 30S ribosomal protein S1, with translation MVDRNLIREFQVDDEELNAALGGELGDWINEESEQMDRVYDETSSPFDVNEIVQGKVLSVEGDEVLVDIGYKSEGMVPLYEWADDEEQPKVGETIEVLLEEIEDDFGLVLLSKRKADRQKDWNWVVGRYDEGNTIIGMVVRKIKGGLLVNIGESLSSTGARGVNVFLPASQVDIRRPSDIGDFVGNEIECMILKIDDARKNIVVSRRRLIEEQRAEMKRKLLEELEENQIRTGVVKNIADFGAFVDLGGIDGLLHITDMSWGRINHPSEMVKIDDEIEVMILNIDREKEKIALGLKQKFPSPWENVDTKYPVGDRVTGEVVNVMTYGAFVKLEDGIEGLVHISEMSWTRRLNHPNEMVSIGQEVEVVVLGINTDKQEISLGMKQTQPNPWDNVTEKYPEGKSVNGVVRNLTNYGAFIELEEGVDGLLHVSDMSWTRKISHASEMLKKGDEIQCVVVSVDEERKRIALGLKQMGDDPWEARIPDQYQPGSIVKGNVTKITNFGVFVELEEELEGLLHVSELTGGDEEKSVEDVVNVGDEIEVKILRVDTGDRKIGLSMKLDAEIEPETASGSGGGSDASKELKGGMGDSSGPLFSMAPARTEEEAAPAEEAPVEEATASAEEAPSAEEEAPAASNEESEEKPEAE
- a CDS encoding family 16 glycoside hydrolase, whose product is MKTANRLSRSSLCRCATVAALLLTAISPSHAADPQPPEGFHAIFNGKDLTGWYGLNPHRVTKLKGEKKEANLKQQREEFPANWTVENGELVNDGHGPYATTEKEYGDIELLLEYKTVAKADSGIYLRGTPQVQIWDWHQKFDPKRPTRKPHLGSGGLFNNSPAAEGRDPMVLADKPFGEWNKFRIRQVGSHTWVWLNEELVVDGAVMENFWDRSNPLPAKGPIMLQTHGGEIRWRNIFLREIGTEEGKKLISEAETDDSLSKSLTLHASFDHGLDADFARGDRTSYVRSGKDYVHAEPTDDVKFVKEGRFGGALDFVHKSGFRPAFKDTGILDYNSKSWSSTVSVWLRLNPDKDLEPGYCDPVQIVGNDTNKGFIFLEFSKDETPRFFRYAIRPLVSIWNPDGVSWADIPFEKRPMVQVEKPSFSREKWTHVVFTLENVNDQEKTQRGVLYMDGVRQGAIEDWDLKFDWDPAQVRLVLGAAYVGQMDDLATFDRALTEAEVKRIYQLKNGIQDLRP